One genomic window of Microbacterium testaceum StLB037 includes the following:
- a CDS encoding glycerophosphodiester phosphodiesterase family protein, with amino-acid sequence MIRSIAPRHPYFAAGDPPRVLAHRGLVTADAAALGIVENSFAAVAEAHAAGLVYVESDCHLTADGVVVLFHDDDLDRVTGDPRRIADVRLHELEEVMADRGGLITLEQALEAFPETHFNLDVKAEAAAEPVGRLVAPHADRVLLTSFSDDRRHRALAAAASVGGALAPATSPGSATVARVVAAVATGIGPLVRRALRGIDALQIPERQGRIRVVSPRLIDAAHASGVEVHVWTVNDEADMSRLLDAGVDGLVTDRGDAARALVNSR; translated from the coding sequence ATGATTCGCTCGATCGCGCCGCGTCATCCGTACTTCGCCGCCGGCGATCCCCCTCGGGTGCTCGCGCACCGCGGTCTCGTCACCGCGGATGCCGCAGCGCTGGGAATCGTCGAGAACTCTTTCGCGGCGGTGGCCGAGGCCCACGCCGCCGGCCTCGTCTACGTCGAATCGGACTGCCATCTCACCGCTGACGGCGTCGTCGTGCTGTTCCACGACGACGATCTGGACCGGGTGACCGGCGACCCGCGCCGGATCGCCGACGTCCGCCTGCACGAGCTCGAAGAGGTGATGGCCGACCGGGGCGGGCTGATCACGCTCGAACAGGCCCTCGAGGCTTTCCCCGAGACGCACTTCAACCTCGATGTGAAGGCCGAGGCGGCCGCCGAGCCCGTCGGTCGCCTCGTCGCCCCGCACGCGGATCGCGTGCTCCTGACGAGCTTCTCGGACGATCGGCGTCACCGCGCCCTCGCCGCCGCGGCCAGCGTGGGTGGCGCTCTCGCGCCCGCGACCTCCCCCGGGTCGGCGACCGTCGCCCGTGTGGTGGCCGCGGTGGCGACGGGCATCGGTCCCCTCGTTCGTCGTGCCCTGCGCGGGATCGATGCTCTTCAGATTCCCGAGCGACAGGGGCGCATCCGCGTGGTGTCCCCTCGATTGATCGACGCCGCCCACGCGTCGGGCGTGGAGGTGCACGTCTGGACCGTCAACGACGAGGCCGACATGTCGCGTCTCCTGGATGCCGGTGTGGACGGGCTCGTGACCGACCGCGGCGACGCCGCGCGGGCGCTCGTGAACAGCCGCTGA
- a CDS encoding helix-turn-helix transcriptional regulator, translated as MPATTSRSAPEERLVNLVVALMATEQGLTKETILSSVAGYREQLEAGASKDALEKMFERDKENLRGLGIPIETIGERADPDDLREARYRVPTAEYALPEDISFSPAEIALLNIAGDVWGTESLSADARSGLRKIRALGIPVDEPIIGYAPRIRVRDASFPAFQRAIEECRVVTFSYLRPGEPRPRERRIRPLALVEYEARWHVFGFDLTMDADRTFLLPRVVGDVTLTREKFPSALRVGAGERALAGLAEVADRQRALLEVHPGTEASLRLARRALPAPQGVVVPYVDLHVFADELASYGPEVRVVEPSSLRDEVIRRLEATLVLHGGAA; from the coding sequence GTGCCCGCCACCACCTCCAGAAGCGCTCCCGAGGAGCGACTGGTCAACCTCGTGGTCGCCCTCATGGCGACGGAGCAGGGGCTGACGAAGGAGACGATTCTCTCGTCGGTCGCGGGGTATCGCGAGCAACTCGAGGCGGGGGCGTCGAAGGACGCGCTCGAGAAGATGTTCGAGCGCGACAAAGAGAACCTTCGCGGTCTCGGCATCCCGATCGAGACGATCGGTGAGCGGGCCGATCCCGACGACCTGCGCGAAGCCCGTTACCGCGTCCCCACCGCGGAGTACGCGCTGCCGGAGGACATCTCCTTCAGCCCGGCGGAGATCGCCCTGCTCAACATCGCCGGCGACGTGTGGGGGACGGAGTCGCTCTCCGCGGACGCGCGGAGCGGGCTTCGCAAGATCCGCGCCCTGGGGATTCCCGTCGACGAGCCGATCATTGGCTACGCCCCCCGCATCCGGGTCCGTGACGCATCGTTCCCGGCTTTCCAGAGGGCGATCGAGGAGTGCCGCGTGGTGACGTTCTCCTACCTGCGCCCGGGAGAGCCGCGCCCGCGCGAGCGACGGATCCGGCCCCTGGCCCTCGTCGAATACGAGGCGCGCTGGCACGTCTTCGGTTTCGATCTGACGATGGATGCCGATCGCACGTTTCTCCTGCCCCGGGTCGTGGGCGACGTGACCCTGACGCGGGAGAAGTTCCCGTCGGCGCTCCGCGTCGGAGCCGGAGAGCGCGCTCTCGCCGGGCTGGCAGAGGTGGCCGACCGCCAGCGAGCTCTTCTCGAGGTGCACCCGGGGACTGAGGCGTCCCTCCGGCTCGCACGCCGGGCCCTGCCCGCGCCCCAGGGGGTCGTCGTGCCCTACGTCGATCTACACGTGTTCGCGGATGAGCTGGCGTCGTACGGGCCCGAGGTCCGCGTGGTCGAACCGTCGAGCCTGCGCGACGAAGTGATCCGCCGACTCGAGGCCACCCTCGTCCTCCACGGGGGTGCCGCGTGA
- the tatA gene encoding twin-arginine translocase TatA/TatE family subunit: MFQGITGVHLLIVLAVILLLFGATKLPALAKSVGQSARVFKNEMKEMKRDDEVSAEATDVPRATEVGTATAAAPEQRKPNDTSV; the protein is encoded by the coding sequence ATGTTCCAGGGAATCACCGGAGTACACCTGCTGATCGTTCTCGCGGTCATCCTCCTTCTGTTCGGCGCGACGAAGCTTCCGGCGCTGGCGAAGAGCGTGGGTCAGTCCGCTCGTGTCTTCAAGAACGAGATGAAAGAGATGAAGCGCGACGACGAGGTCTCCGCCGAAGCGACAGACGTTCCGCGCGCCACCGAGGTCGGCACCGCCACGGCAGCCGCTCCGGAGCAGCGCAAGCCGAACGACACTTCTGTTTAA
- a CDS encoding DEAD/DEAH box helicase: MSGLSPADRFARASARSTHPHTADFADAQSFELDDFQIAGCHALEDGRSVLVAAPTGAGKTIVGEFAIHLAMLEPGDKAFYTTPIKALSNQKFHELQEVYGDDEVGLLTGDTNINASARIVVMTTEVLRNMLYADSPALRGLRFVVMDEVHYLADRFRGAVWEEVIIHLPRSVKLVSLSATVSNAEEFGDWLDTVRGDTEVIVSETRPVPLEQHVLVRGDLLPLFDDRAGVATAQVNQELLRIRGGNAGGYENNRRAQEYRSQRHAGGPRHAHQRRGGHKPVRASQGPRIERIDRPEVVELLQRNHLLPAIFFIFSRAGCDAAVQQLRRANVRLTSADERVAIRHIVDELTFTLKDEDLAVLHFWEWRENLERGIASHHAGLLPAFKEVVEELFRRKLVKVVFATETLALGINMPARTVVLEKLEKFNGEARVAITSGEYTQLTGRAGRRGIDVEGHAVVQWTEGLEPQSVASLASRRTYPLNSSFRPTYNMAVNLIDQFGRSRAREILESSFAQFQADRSVVGLARQVKEAEESLSGYETAMTCDRGDFREYSTIRRELSDLEKINRRDATAPRRLRDERQQQIQSLRRRMQRHPCHSCPDREAHARWAERYWKLKRSTDRIRQQIDQRTGTVARVFDRVVEVLATLEYVAIDEDGGTVLTPAGRTMRRIYGERDLLVAESLRQRLWDDLDAPSLAALACCLVYEPRRDEAGPGERGLPRGAFRGALDATQTLWQELDDLERDHRLPGSESPASGLAPAMHAWAKGLPLDSVLTLADMAAGDFVRWAKQTIDLLDQISLVAEPKLAKTARTALDAVRRGIVAYTSA; encoded by the coding sequence GTGAGCGGGCTCAGCCCGGCTGATCGCTTCGCGCGGGCCTCGGCCCGTTCCACGCACCCGCACACGGCCGACTTCGCGGACGCGCAGAGCTTCGAGCTCGACGACTTCCAGATCGCCGGATGCCACGCCCTCGAGGACGGGCGCAGCGTGCTGGTCGCGGCTCCCACCGGCGCGGGCAAGACGATCGTCGGGGAGTTCGCGATCCACCTCGCGATGCTCGAGCCCGGCGACAAGGCCTTCTACACGACGCCGATCAAGGCGCTGTCCAACCAGAAGTTCCACGAGCTGCAAGAGGTCTACGGCGACGACGAGGTCGGCCTGCTCACGGGCGACACGAACATCAACGCCTCGGCGCGCATCGTCGTCATGACGACCGAGGTCCTGCGCAACATGCTCTACGCCGACTCCCCGGCGTTGCGCGGTCTCCGGTTCGTCGTCATGGACGAGGTGCACTACCTCGCCGACCGCTTCCGCGGAGCGGTGTGGGAAGAAGTGATCATCCACCTCCCGCGGTCGGTCAAGCTCGTCTCGCTGTCGGCCACCGTGTCGAACGCCGAGGAGTTCGGCGACTGGCTCGACACCGTCCGCGGCGACACGGAGGTCATCGTCTCGGAGACGCGGCCCGTGCCGCTCGAGCAGCACGTGCTCGTGCGCGGCGACCTCTTGCCCCTCTTCGACGACCGCGCGGGCGTGGCGACGGCGCAGGTCAATCAGGAGCTCCTGCGGATCCGCGGCGGCAACGCCGGGGGATACGAGAACAACCGTCGCGCCCAGGAGTACCGCTCCCAGCGTCACGCGGGCGGCCCGCGCCACGCGCACCAGCGTCGGGGCGGTCACAAGCCGGTGCGCGCCTCGCAGGGGCCGCGCATCGAGCGCATCGATCGACCCGAGGTGGTCGAGCTACTGCAGCGAAACCACCTGCTCCCGGCGATCTTCTTCATCTTCAGCCGCGCGGGCTGCGACGCGGCCGTGCAGCAGCTGCGCCGCGCGAACGTCCGGCTCACCTCGGCCGACGAGCGCGTCGCGATCCGCCACATCGTCGACGAGTTGACGTTCACCCTCAAAGACGAGGACCTGGCGGTCCTCCACTTCTGGGAATGGCGCGAGAACCTCGAGCGCGGCATCGCCTCGCACCACGCGGGGCTCCTCCCGGCGTTCAAAGAGGTCGTCGAGGAGCTGTTCCGTCGCAAGCTCGTCAAGGTCGTCTTCGCCACCGAGACGCTCGCGCTCGGCATCAACATGCCCGCGCGGACGGTCGTCCTCGAGAAGCTCGAGAAGTTCAACGGCGAGGCCCGCGTCGCGATCACGTCGGGGGAGTACACGCAGCTCACCGGGCGTGCGGGCCGACGCGGCATCGACGTCGAGGGCCACGCGGTCGTGCAGTGGACGGAGGGCCTCGAGCCGCAGTCCGTGGCATCCCTCGCCTCGAGGCGTACGTACCCGCTCAACTCGAGCTTCCGGCCGACGTACAACATGGCGGTCAACCTGATCGATCAGTTCGGGCGATCGCGGGCGCGAGAGATCCTCGAGTCCTCGTTCGCACAGTTCCAGGCCGACCGCTCGGTCGTCGGACTCGCGCGCCAGGTGAAAGAAGCCGAGGAGTCGCTCTCCGGCTACGAGACGGCGATGACGTGCGACCGCGGAGACTTCCGCGAGTACTCGACGATCCGCCGCGAGCTCAGCGACCTCGAGAAGATCAATCGACGGGATGCCACGGCCCCCCGGCGACTGCGCGACGAGCGGCAGCAGCAGATCCAGTCCCTCCGACGACGGATGCAGCGGCATCCCTGCCACTCGTGCCCGGATCGCGAGGCGCACGCGCGATGGGCCGAGCGCTACTGGAAGCTCAAGCGCAGCACCGACAGGATCCGCCAGCAGATCGACCAGCGCACCGGGACGGTCGCGCGCGTCTTCGACCGGGTGGTCGAGGTCCTCGCGACGCTCGAGTACGTGGCGATCGACGAGGACGGCGGGACGGTCCTCACCCCGGCGGGACGGACGATGCGACGCATCTACGGCGAGCGCGACCTGCTCGTCGCGGAATCGTTGCGGCAGCGCCTGTGGGACGACCTCGACGCTCCCTCCCTGGCGGCGTTGGCGTGCTGCCTCGTCTACGAGCCGCGACGCGACGAGGCGGGACCGGGGGAGCGGGGACTGCCTCGGGGAGCCTTCCGCGGAGCCCTGGATGCCACGCAGACGCTGTGGCAGGAGCTGGACGACCTCGAACGCGACCACCGTCTGCCGGGGTCGGAGTCGCCCGCCTCCGGCTTGGCGCCGGCGATGCACGCGTGGGCGAAGGGGCTCCCGCTCGACAGCGTGCTGACGCTCGCCGATATGGCCGCGGGGGACTTCGTCCGCTGGGCCAAGCAGACCATCGACCTCCTCGACCAGATCTCGCTCGTTGCCGAGCCGAAGCTCGCCAAGACCGCCCGCACGGCGCTCGACGCGGTGCGTCGCGGGATCGTCGCGTACACGTCCGCGTGA
- a CDS encoding helix-turn-helix transcriptional regulator, protein MSLERPLQALDRAALLLQLVPYLIGKGEVSVTEAANEFDVTPAQMRAMVERLTVIGLPGERGYWQLPNELFDIDWDLLEREDIIAMTNTVGLERSPRLTAREAAALLAGLQLARTLPGVADNELVTGLLAKLARGASSAPPAVIVAPGPVDGVREVVDRALRARVAVSFTYRAPGAGPTLRTVDPIKVHIANDQWYLQGWCHTRQAVRTFHLDRVSDPELTDIPAEHGADPVPELFAPADDDVVARFRFPREVAPLLADYLERADIVDDGDASIASLRLADEQSLKRLAARRGGDVELLQPEGARRAAAAWAAAGLAQYAG, encoded by the coding sequence GTGAGTCTCGAACGTCCCCTTCAGGCGCTGGATCGCGCCGCTCTGCTCCTGCAGCTCGTGCCGTACCTCATCGGCAAGGGCGAGGTCTCGGTCACCGAGGCCGCGAACGAGTTCGACGTCACGCCCGCCCAGATGCGCGCGATGGTCGAGCGGTTGACGGTGATCGGCCTTCCGGGCGAACGCGGCTACTGGCAGCTGCCGAACGAGCTGTTCGACATCGACTGGGATCTGCTCGAGCGCGAAGACATCATCGCGATGACCAACACCGTCGGGCTCGAGCGATCCCCGCGTCTCACCGCGCGCGAGGCGGCGGCCCTCCTGGCTGGACTCCAGCTTGCGCGCACCCTGCCCGGTGTCGCCGACAACGAGCTCGTCACGGGACTGCTCGCGAAGCTCGCACGCGGGGCCTCCTCCGCGCCGCCCGCGGTCATCGTCGCACCGGGACCGGTCGACGGGGTGCGCGAGGTCGTGGATCGGGCGCTCCGCGCCCGGGTCGCCGTCAGCTTCACCTACCGCGCCCCGGGCGCCGGGCCCACGCTGCGGACGGTCGACCCGATCAAGGTCCACATCGCCAACGACCAGTGGTATCTCCAGGGGTGGTGTCACACGCGGCAAGCCGTCCGCACCTTCCACCTGGACCGCGTGAGCGATCCCGAGCTGACCGACATCCCCGCCGAACACGGCGCCGATCCGGTCCCCGAGCTCTTCGCGCCGGCCGATGACGACGTCGTCGCCCGCTTCCGGTTCCCCCGCGAGGTGGCGCCGCTGCTCGCCGACTACCTCGAGCGCGCCGACATCGTCGACGACGGCGACGCCTCCATCGCGTCGCTCCGCCTCGCCGATGAGCAGAGTCTCAAGCGACTCGCGGCACGGCGGGGCGGCGACGTCGAACTGCTCCAGCCGGAGGGGGCGCGACGGGCGGCCGCGGCCTGGGCGGCCGCCGGTCTCGCGCAATACGCCGGCTGA
- a CDS encoding FKBP-type peptidyl-prolyl cis-trans isomerase, with protein MRRLPAFVAVTALAGFGLVGCSASAGASCPTPTADPALSAAISATGDVGTAPTVNLRSPYLPTQTAVDTLVQGEGEKLTEEGQQAFLDVTVLNAATGETAIATPYAADFSRPLTLLALEKSVPGVGELLQCAAEGSRVAVAVPSDKIPAEQAQGFGLTAGAPAVFVFDVRKVFLPAADGVEQFNTGTGMPSVVRAPSGQPGVSFPQNDAPTDVRTETLKKGDGEVLTANSSAMIHLVGVAWGAKTTFFSTWETGAPGQATASQLPPSLASALEGQTVGSQVLVVVPADQTSADQQALRAPADKALVYVVDILGTVG; from the coding sequence GTGCGCAGACTTCCCGCCTTCGTCGCCGTGACCGCCCTCGCCGGATTCGGTCTCGTCGGTTGCTCCGCCTCCGCCGGAGCCTCATGCCCCACCCCGACGGCGGATCCCGCGCTGTCCGCGGCGATCTCGGCGACCGGCGACGTCGGCACCGCGCCCACCGTGAACCTGCGCAGCCCGTACCTGCCGACCCAGACGGCTGTCGACACGCTCGTCCAGGGCGAGGGCGAGAAACTGACCGAGGAGGGCCAGCAGGCGTTCCTCGACGTGACGGTGCTCAACGCCGCCACGGGTGAGACGGCGATCGCCACCCCGTATGCGGCCGACTTCTCGCGGCCGCTCACCCTGCTCGCGCTCGAGAAGAGCGTCCCGGGCGTGGGGGAGCTCCTGCAGTGCGCGGCCGAGGGGTCGCGTGTCGCCGTCGCCGTTCCGAGCGACAAGATCCCCGCCGAGCAGGCGCAGGGCTTCGGGCTCACCGCGGGCGCACCGGCGGTGTTCGTCTTCGATGTGCGCAAGGTGTTCCTGCCCGCCGCCGACGGCGTCGAGCAGTTCAACACCGGAACCGGCATGCCGTCGGTGGTGCGCGCCCCCAGCGGCCAGCCCGGTGTCTCCTTCCCGCAGAACGATGCGCCGACCGACGTGCGCACCGAGACGCTCAAGAAGGGCGACGGCGAGGTGCTGACGGCGAACTCCAGCGCCATGATCCACCTCGTCGGTGTCGCGTGGGGCGCCAAGACCACCTTCTTCTCCACGTGGGAGACCGGCGCTCCCGGTCAGGCGACCGCGTCTCAGCTGCCGCCCTCCCTGGCCTCGGCGCTCGAGGGTCAGACGGTGGGATCGCAGGTCCTCGTCGTGGTTCCCGCAGACCAGACCTCGGCCGACCAGCAGGCGCTGCGCGCGCCGGCCGACAAGGCCCTCGTCTACGTCGTCGACATTCTCGGCACGGTCGGCTGA
- the tatC gene encoding twin-arginine translocase subunit TatC — protein sequence MSIGAHLIELRKRLMIAAAALIVGMIVAFAITSPVIEWITVPVREIAAQRGDNLSAINFTAVTSAFDLRMRIAFTIGIFLSAPIWLWQIWAFIMPGLTRKEIRYTIGFVASAVPLLFGGCYVGVLIVPHVIQLMWSFTPTGAANLYNAADYYDFVFKLMLVIGVAFVLPVFLVALNVAGVMSGKAILKGWRVAVLIATLFAALATPAADIVSMLMLAGILVVLFFAAAGVSMLFDRRKARRMAAEGLLGPRA from the coding sequence ATGTCGATCGGCGCTCATCTCATCGAGCTGCGCAAGCGTCTGATGATCGCCGCCGCGGCGCTGATCGTCGGGATGATCGTCGCGTTCGCGATCACCTCGCCGGTGATCGAGTGGATCACCGTGCCCGTGCGTGAGATCGCCGCCCAGCGCGGCGACAACCTCTCGGCCATCAACTTCACGGCGGTCACGTCGGCGTTCGATCTGCGCATGCGGATCGCGTTCACCATCGGCATCTTCCTGTCGGCGCCGATCTGGCTCTGGCAGATCTGGGCGTTCATCATGCCCGGCCTCACGCGGAAAGAGATCCGCTACACGATCGGTTTCGTCGCTTCCGCCGTCCCGTTGCTCTTCGGCGGCTGCTACGTGGGCGTCTTGATCGTCCCGCACGTGATCCAGCTGATGTGGAGCTTCACGCCGACGGGGGCGGCCAACCTCTACAACGCCGCCGACTACTACGACTTCGTCTTCAAGCTGATGCTCGTCATCGGTGTCGCGTTCGTGCTGCCCGTCTTCCTCGTGGCGTTGAACGTCGCGGGGGTCATGAGCGGGAAAGCGATCCTCAAGGGGTGGCGCGTCGCCGTCCTCATCGCCACGCTCTTCGCCGCCCTGGCCACCCCTGCGGCGGACATCGTCAGCATGCTGATGCTGGCCGGCATCCTGGTCGTGCTGTTCTTCGCCGCGGCCGGGGTGTCGATGCTCTTCGATCGCCGCAAGGCTCGCCGGATGGCCGCTGAGGGCCTTTTGGGACCGAGGGCGTGA
- a CDS encoding RNA polymerase-binding protein RbpA → MADRSLRGIRLGAQSLQSEDGVVFHDRAQHTYACSTCGRETVLTFAADAEVPPSWECRTCGAEALLRIGEGTATVDHSDDKAPRTHWDMLLERRTIPELEELLEERLAFVRARRGAGDQKISA, encoded by the coding sequence ATGGCAGATCGCAGTCTTCGAGGCATCCGACTCGGCGCACAGAGCCTTCAGAGCGAAGACGGGGTCGTGTTCCACGACCGCGCGCAGCACACCTACGCTTGCAGCACCTGCGGGCGCGAAACAGTCCTGACCTTCGCGGCCGACGCCGAGGTTCCGCCCTCCTGGGAATGCCGCACCTGTGGTGCTGAGGCGCTCCTGCGGATCGGCGAGGGAACCGCGACCGTCGACCACAGCGACGACAAGGCTCCGCGCACGCACTGGGACATGCTCCTGGAGCGCCGCACGATCCCCGAGCTCGAGGAGCTGCTCGAAGAGCGCCTCGCCTTCGTCCGCGCGCGTCGCGGAGCGGGAGATCAGAAGATCAGCGCCTGA
- the lnt gene encoding apolipoprotein N-acyltransferase, giving the protein MPLAVPPRPIVPLAVAAPLSAAAGLLLVTAYPALAWWPMAFPAVALALVALAGRRVWSAALVGLLFGATFFSVNLLFTARYLGPIPWIALSTLEALLTAVFAVPIALAYRWLPRVAPGLMSRLLVLPALVAGLWTLREQVVGSWPYGGFPWGRIGVSQVNGPFAEVASWVGMSGLTFLVVALCAMAIELVRAGRFRDLRRAVPAAVLLVVLLALPQFPTTAAGSMRVGAVQGNGPAGYFDQRARGAVLNAQLAASAPLFGQDMDVLLWPEGGVDSDPTTSAQTAGVLDELSRRVDAPLIVSAVTERGSELFNSSLLWTADGGPEQTYDKRHPVPFGEYVPDRAFWEPFAPDLIGLIGREYTPGTARPLIDLNGIGVGLAICFDVIYDDVVWDGASDGAETYMFQTNNADFRGTDENLQQLAFARMRAIETGRSVVNISTVGTSQVIAPDGSTLDELSVDVAGHMLTDVPLRTGLTPAVVIGPAVKIMLGGGSLLALVIVGALVGLRTRRTRKTPIPEGTDV; this is encoded by the coding sequence GTGCCCCTCGCCGTCCCGCCGCGACCGATCGTTCCTCTGGCGGTCGCCGCGCCCCTGTCGGCCGCCGCGGGTCTCCTGCTCGTCACGGCATACCCCGCCCTCGCGTGGTGGCCGATGGCGTTCCCCGCCGTGGCCCTGGCCCTCGTCGCCCTCGCGGGGCGTCGCGTCTGGTCGGCGGCGCTGGTGGGCCTGCTCTTCGGGGCGACGTTCTTCTCCGTGAACCTCCTCTTCACCGCGCGCTACCTCGGGCCCATCCCGTGGATCGCGCTGTCGACGCTGGAGGCGCTGCTGACCGCGGTCTTCGCCGTGCCGATCGCCCTCGCCTACCGCTGGTTGCCCCGGGTCGCACCGGGGCTGATGAGCCGTCTCCTCGTGCTGCCCGCTCTCGTCGCCGGCCTCTGGACCCTGCGCGAGCAGGTCGTCGGGTCGTGGCCGTACGGGGGATTCCCGTGGGGGCGCATCGGCGTCTCCCAGGTGAACGGCCCCTTCGCGGAGGTCGCGTCGTGGGTCGGGATGTCGGGGCTGACGTTCCTCGTGGTGGCGCTGTGCGCGATGGCGATCGAACTCGTCCGCGCCGGGCGGTTCCGCGATCTGCGGCGCGCCGTCCCCGCGGCCGTCCTGCTCGTGGTCCTCCTCGCGCTGCCGCAGTTCCCCACGACGGCGGCCGGGTCGATGCGCGTCGGCGCCGTCCAGGGGAACGGGCCCGCGGGCTACTTCGACCAGCGCGCGCGGGGCGCTGTGCTGAACGCGCAGCTCGCGGCATCCGCTCCGCTCTTCGGCCAGGACATGGACGTCCTGCTCTGGCCCGAAGGCGGTGTCGACTCCGACCCCACGACGTCGGCGCAGACCGCCGGGGTTCTCGACGAGCTCTCGCGCCGGGTCGACGCGCCGCTGATCGTGTCCGCGGTGACGGAGAGAGGGTCCGAGCTGTTCAACTCTTCGCTGTTGTGGACGGCCGACGGCGGGCCCGAGCAGACCTACGACAAGCGGCATCCGGTGCCGTTCGGTGAGTACGTCCCGGACCGGGCGTTCTGGGAGCCCTTCGCCCCCGACCTCATCGGGCTGATCGGCCGGGAGTACACCCCGGGCACCGCGCGGCCTCTCATCGACCTCAACGGCATCGGTGTGGGGCTCGCGATCTGCTTCGACGTGATCTACGACGACGTCGTGTGGGACGGTGCGTCCGACGGTGCCGAGACCTACATGTTCCAGACGAACAACGCGGACTTCCGGGGAACCGACGAGAACCTGCAGCAGCTGGCCTTCGCCCGGATGCGCGCCATCGAGACCGGCCGCTCCGTGGTGAACATCTCGACCGTCGGCACGAGCCAGGTCATCGCACCCGATGGATCCACCCTCGATGAGCTGTCGGTCGACGTCGCCGGCCACATGCTCACCGACGTGCCGCTTCGGACGGGCCTCACCCCGGCCGTCGTGATCGGTCCCGCGGTCAAGATCATGCTGGGCGGAGGTTCCCTCCTCGCGCTGGTGATCGTCGGCGCCCTGGTCGGCCTGCGGACCCGGCGAACGAGAAAGACGCCGATCCCCGAAGGGACCGACGTCTGA
- a CDS encoding SDR family oxidoreductase, with translation MSQTLPSGSLSGKTALVTGSSRGIGADTVRYFAEAGANVVINFRNKAPRAEKLASQLRELGVEALVVGADLTDPESVKAMFDEVERTFGGLDVLVLNASGGMESGMAEDYALQLNRDAQVNVLETALPLLKDDARVVFVTSHQAHFIRTTPTMPEYEPVALSKRAGEDALREKIPALEERGIGFTVVSGDMIEGTITATLLERANPGAISARREDAGKLYNVSEFAAEVARAAVDPVPADNTRLVGDTGSFGGE, from the coding sequence GTGTCCCAGACCCTTCCGTCCGGCTCCCTGAGCGGCAAGACCGCCCTCGTCACCGGCTCGTCCCGCGGCATCGGCGCCGACACCGTCCGTTACTTCGCCGAGGCCGGCGCGAACGTCGTCATCAACTTCCGCAACAAGGCGCCCCGCGCCGAGAAGCTCGCGTCGCAGCTGCGCGAACTCGGCGTCGAGGCCCTCGTCGTGGGCGCCGACCTCACCGATCCCGAATCGGTGAAGGCGATGTTCGACGAGGTCGAGCGCACCTTCGGCGGTCTCGACGTCCTCGTGCTCAACGCCTCGGGCGGCATGGAGTCGGGCATGGCCGAGGACTACGCGCTGCAGCTCAACCGCGACGCACAGGTCAACGTGCTCGAGACGGCGCTGCCGCTGCTCAAGGACGACGCGCGTGTCGTGTTCGTCACGAGCCACCAGGCGCATTTCATCCGCACGACCCCGACCATGCCGGAGTACGAGCCGGTCGCGCTCTCGAAGCGCGCCGGCGAGGACGCCCTGCGCGAGAAGATACCCGCTCTCGAGGAGCGCGGCATCGGCTTCACCGTCGTCTCCGGCGACATGATCGAGGGCACCATCACGGCGACGCTGCTCGAGCGCGCGAACCCCGGTGCCATCTCGGCCCGTCGCGAGGACGCCGGCAAGCTCTACAACGTGTCCGAGTTCGCCGCCGAGGTCGCTCGCGCGGCCGTCGACCCGGTGCCGGCCGACAACACCCGCCTCGTCGGAGACACGGGCTCGTTCGGAGGCGAGTGA